Proteins found in one Serinicoccus marinus DSM 15273 genomic segment:
- a CDS encoding cation:proton antiporter: MSSDLVFLLGGAVLLLAVALPSLLTRAWLSAPVILIVVGALIGLLPFGSGFSFDPTDQRETIEHVTEFTVLLALMGVGLALDRPLTWRHPGTFRTWAATWKLLGIAMPLTIAGVFLLGWWGLGLGVAQALLLGAVLAPTDPVLASDVQVDGPAIRRRGRDDEGGDDEASGGQQDAGDVVDQLHDDEITDHDEVRFALTSEAGLNDALAFPFVYAAIFLVTLGPVAEWGWRWLGFELVGKVVIGLVVGLAVGWLMAYIAFRSRQQALRLAEQGEALLALAAMLVSYGVAEVAQGYGFLSVFVCAMAMRSQARRHEFHEHMHGVVERLERLLTLVVLLFVGIALTDGALEHLDWRGVLVGVALVLLIRPLSGWAALAVGRWRTAEDVHRPLARRERAITAFFGIRGVGTLYYLSYALSEASWTGERWLWATCVFTIVLSVVVHGVLATPVMAWLERDRARLTDSSP, from the coding sequence ATGTCCTCCGACCTGGTCTTCCTGCTCGGCGGCGCGGTGCTGCTGCTCGCGGTCGCGCTGCCCAGCCTGCTCACCCGCGCCTGGCTCTCGGCGCCGGTCATCCTCATCGTCGTCGGCGCGCTCATCGGCCTGCTGCCGTTCGGCTCCGGCTTCTCCTTCGACCCCACCGACCAGCGGGAGACGATCGAGCACGTCACCGAGTTCACCGTGCTGCTCGCGCTCATGGGCGTGGGTCTGGCGCTGGACCGGCCGCTGACCTGGCGGCACCCCGGCACCTTCCGCACCTGGGCGGCGACCTGGAAGCTGCTCGGGATCGCGATGCCGCTCACCATCGCGGGCGTCTTCCTGCTGGGCTGGTGGGGGCTGGGGCTCGGCGTGGCCCAGGCACTGCTCCTGGGTGCCGTGCTAGCGCCGACCGACCCGGTGCTGGCGAGCGACGTGCAGGTCGACGGGCCGGCGATCCGCCGTCGCGGGCGCGATGACGAGGGCGGTGACGACGAGGCCTCGGGCGGCCAGCAGGACGCCGGTGACGTCGTCGACCAGCTGCACGACGACGAGATCACCGACCACGACGAGGTGCGCTTCGCGCTGACCTCCGAGGCCGGCCTCAACGACGCGCTGGCCTTCCCCTTCGTCTACGCCGCGATCTTCCTCGTGACCCTCGGGCCGGTCGCGGAGTGGGGGTGGCGGTGGCTGGGCTTCGAGCTGGTCGGCAAGGTCGTCATCGGGCTCGTGGTCGGCCTCGCGGTCGGGTGGCTCATGGCCTACATCGCCTTCCGGTCGCGCCAGCAGGCGCTGCGGCTCGCCGAGCAGGGCGAGGCGCTGCTGGCGCTGGCTGCGATGCTGGTGTCCTACGGCGTCGCCGAGGTGGCGCAGGGCTACGGCTTCTTGTCGGTCTTCGTCTGCGCGATGGCGATGCGCTCCCAGGCGCGCCGGCACGAGTTCCACGAGCACATGCACGGTGTGGTGGAACGACTGGAACGGCTGCTGACGCTCGTCGTGCTGCTCTTCGTCGGCATCGCGCTCACCGACGGGGCGCTGGAGCACCTCGACTGGCGTGGTGTGCTCGTCGGCGTCGCGCTGGTCCTGCTCATCCGGCCGCTGTCCGGGTGGGCCGCCCTGGCGGTCGGGCGCTGGCGCACGGCCGAGGACGTGCACCGACCGCTCGCGCGGCGCGAGCGGGCCATCACCGCCTTCTTCGGCATCCGCGGCGTGGGGACGCTCTACTACCTGTCCTACGCCCTCTCCGAGGCGAGCTGGACCGGCGAGCGGTGGCTCTGGGCCACCTGCGTCTTCACGATCGTGCTCTCGGTCGTCGTGCACGGGGTGCTCGCGACGCCGGTCATGGCGTGGCTGGAGCGCGACCGCGCCCGCCTCACCGACTCCTCCCCCTGA
- a CDS encoding helix-turn-helix transcriptional regulator — MATKASAGVSPATAKTERLLNLVIALLHTRQPLSKAKLRQAVPDYAAGSVEAFERMFERDKDELRALGIPLRTEPIDAFFDDEPGYRIDQREYALPEIDFAPDELAVLGLAARSWSQASLAGPAAQALRKLDAAGVVRDESSVAGIEPLLHTPDPAFEPVRDAVLTRTPITFDYRGGSGDLAHRRVEPWGLTSWHGRWYLTAHDLDREAPRVFRLDRVVGTPKRSGRAGGYAVPDDLDTLAMIRRSAGEDPPSDRTARLLLRDGAVASLRRRGKATTGGDAPEGWSLVDVAAGSWPRLAREVCAAGPDVRVVDPPELATLVADQLRAVVAAHGGQEG; from the coding sequence ATGGCGACGAAGGCGAGCGCGGGGGTCAGCCCTGCCACGGCGAAGACCGAACGCCTGCTCAACCTCGTCATCGCCCTGCTGCACACGCGGCAGCCGCTGTCCAAGGCCAAGCTGCGCCAGGCGGTGCCCGACTACGCCGCGGGCAGCGTCGAGGCCTTCGAGCGGATGTTCGAGCGGGACAAGGACGAGCTGCGGGCGCTGGGCATCCCGCTGCGCACCGAGCCGATCGACGCCTTCTTCGACGACGAGCCGGGATACCGCATCGACCAGCGGGAGTACGCCCTGCCCGAGATCGACTTCGCCCCGGACGAGCTCGCGGTGCTGGGCCTGGCCGCGCGCTCCTGGAGCCAGGCCAGCCTCGCCGGGCCGGCCGCGCAGGCGCTGCGCAAGCTGGACGCCGCCGGGGTGGTGCGCGACGAGTCGTCGGTCGCCGGGATCGAGCCGCTGCTGCACACCCCCGACCCGGCCTTCGAGCCGGTCCGGGATGCAGTCCTGACCCGCACGCCGATCACCTTCGACTACCGCGGCGGCAGCGGCGACCTCGCGCACCGTCGGGTCGAGCCCTGGGGGCTCACGAGCTGGCACGGCCGGTGGTACCTCACGGCCCACGACCTCGACCGCGAGGCGCCACGGGTCTTCCGGCTCGACCGCGTCGTCGGCACGCCGAAGCGTTCCGGCCGGGCCGGGGGGTATGCCGTCCCCGACGACCTCGACACTCTCGCCATGATCCGGCGCAGCGCCGGGGAGGACCCGCCGTCGGACCGGACCGCGCGGCTGCTCCTGCGCGACGGCGCGGTGGCCTCGCTGCGCCGCCGGGGGAAGGCCACGACGGGTGGGGACGCACCCGAGGGCTGGAGTCTCGTGGACGTGGCCGCCGGGTCGTGGCCGCGCCTGGCGCGTGAGGTCTGCGCCGCGGGCCCCGACGTCCGCGTCGTCGACCCGCCGGAGCTGGCGACGCTCGTCGCCGACCAGCTCCGTGCCGTGGTCGCGGCGCACGGTGGGCAGGAGGGCTGA
- the tatA gene encoding Sec-independent protein translocase subunit TatA, which translates to MAGLKLWHIVVLIIAFVILFGWKNLPSMARSVGESLRVFKSEVDQMKDDGEARKDAKDSERPALDDRSKSDDTDTARVEYDAMKRREGGEGAGTGA; encoded by the coding sequence ATGGCTGGCCTCAAGCTCTGGCACATCGTCGTGCTCATCATCGCTTTCGTGATCCTCTTCGGCTGGAAGAACCTGCCCAGCATGGCTCGGTCGGTCGGTGAATCCCTGCGCGTCTTCAAGTCCGAGGTCGACCAGATGAAGGACGACGGAGAGGCCCGGAAGGACGCCAAGGACTCCGAACGGCCCGCCCTCGACGACCGCAGCAAGAGCGACGACACCGACACCGCCCGCGTCGAGTACGACGCGATGAAGCGGCGAGAGGGCGGCGAGGGCGCCGGCACCGGCGCCTGA
- a CDS encoding DEAD/DEAH box helicase yields MSTPAERYAASRARARWEATPAGRFTASLGFEPDPFQLEAIEAVQGGAGVLVAAPTGAGKTVVGEFAVALALETGRKAFYTTPIKALSNQKYHDLVARHGPDKVGLLTGDSSINGEAPVVVMTTEVLRNMMYASSPTLEGLGFVVMDEVHYLADRWRGAVWEEVIIHLPESVQVISLSATVSNAEEFGDWLRQVRGRGDAGSLRVIVSEHRPVPLWQHMMVGQRMYDLFVTDGTRADPGTDGTTRVNPELLQAISAAERSARSEGGWRREDAGGPRGRRGDRRAKGGRRQARDDRRGGRGSAQGRGPRPAERGRRDDGAQSMRYSSGDAGFARGSLPGGVASRAQVIDRLDREALLPAITFIFSRAGCDAAVQQLLGRGTRLIPEEQGQTIRALVAERVAEVDPADLGVLGYHDFVEGLSRGYAAHHAGMLPLFREIVEELFTAGQVRSVFATETLALGINMPARTVVLEKLVKFNGEEHAPVTPAEYTQLTGRAGRRGIDVEGHAVVLWRRGVDPMDVAGLASTRTYPLRSSFRPSSNMAVNLVAQYGRERAHELLQSSFAQFQADRSVVGLTTQVRHNLEALEGYAASMVCDRGDFREYGRLRHELSELEKKAARTRQAQRRSDIGHALEELEPGQVVQLDGGRHGTMAVVVKGAKGRSAGPEPTVVTSHGRVQRLTVAGFRDVPEVIGSLKIPSHFNERSPKARKDLAAALRSTVREPVPGQRGRDRGAGRPAGVEAQVEELRAQLAAHPCHSCPEREDHARWSARWWKLRKETDDLQRRVSHRTGTLAATFERICDLLSATGYLSEDGLEVTLEGQRLRRIYTELDLVVAEALRRGTWRRLTPADLASVVSALVHEARGDEPGDPPTPSVEVAEALGEMAAIWTQVQSGKLAHNLTGDRELDPGITWMVHRWASGRGLEEVLRSGDLSAGDFVRRAKQVVDLLGQIAQAADEEVAATARRASSAMLRGVVAADRLD; encoded by the coding sequence ATGTCCACCCCCGCGGAGCGATATGCGGCCTCGCGTGCACGCGCGAGGTGGGAGGCCACCCCGGCGGGGCGGTTCACCGCCTCCCTCGGCTTCGAGCCCGACCCCTTCCAGCTGGAGGCGATCGAGGCGGTGCAGGGCGGCGCCGGCGTGCTCGTCGCGGCGCCCACGGGGGCGGGCAAGACCGTGGTCGGCGAGTTCGCCGTGGCCCTCGCCCTGGAGACCGGCCGCAAGGCGTTCTACACGACCCCGATCAAGGCGCTGTCCAACCAGAAATACCACGACCTCGTCGCCCGCCACGGCCCCGACAAGGTCGGCCTCCTCACCGGCGACTCCTCCATCAACGGCGAGGCGCCGGTGGTCGTCATGACGACCGAGGTCCTGCGCAACATGATGTATGCCTCCTCGCCCACCCTGGAGGGACTCGGCTTCGTCGTCATGGACGAGGTGCACTACCTCGCCGACCGCTGGCGCGGTGCGGTCTGGGAGGAGGTCATCATCCACCTGCCGGAGTCGGTGCAGGTGATCTCGCTGTCGGCGACGGTCAGCAACGCCGAGGAGTTCGGCGACTGGCTGCGGCAGGTCCGTGGCCGCGGCGACGCCGGCTCGCTGCGGGTCATCGTCTCCGAGCACCGGCCGGTGCCGCTGTGGCAGCACATGATGGTCGGCCAGCGGATGTACGACCTCTTCGTCACCGACGGCACCCGGGCCGACCCCGGCACCGACGGCACCACCCGGGTGAACCCCGAGCTGCTGCAGGCGATCTCGGCCGCCGAGCGGTCCGCCCGCTCCGAGGGCGGGTGGCGCCGGGAGGACGCCGGCGGGCCCCGCGGCCGACGGGGGGACCGGCGCGCCAAGGGAGGCCGGAGACAGGCTCGGGACGACCGGCGGGGCGGTCGTGGCAGCGCTCAGGGCCGGGGCCCGCGCCCGGCCGAGCGCGGCCGCCGCGACGACGGCGCGCAGAGCATGCGCTACAGCAGCGGTGACGCCGGCTTCGCGCGCGGGTCCCTGCCTGGCGGGGTCGCCAGCCGGGCCCAGGTCATCGACCGGCTCGACCGCGAGGCGCTGCTGCCGGCGATCACCTTCATCTTCAGCCGGGCCGGCTGCGACGCCGCGGTCCAGCAGCTCCTGGGGCGCGGCACCCGGCTCATCCCCGAGGAGCAGGGGCAGACGATCCGCGCGCTCGTGGCCGAGCGGGTGGCGGAGGTCGACCCCGCCGACCTCGGGGTGCTGGGCTACCACGACTTCGTCGAGGGCCTCTCGCGCGGCTACGCCGCCCACCACGCGGGCATGCTGCCGCTGTTCCGGGAGATCGTCGAGGAGCTCTTCACCGCCGGGCAGGTCCGGTCCGTCTTCGCCACCGAGACCCTGGCGCTCGGGATCAACATGCCCGCCCGCACCGTCGTGCTGGAGAAGCTGGTGAAGTTCAACGGCGAGGAGCACGCACCGGTCACCCCGGCGGAGTACACCCAGCTCACCGGGCGCGCCGGGCGTCGCGGCATCGACGTCGAGGGGCACGCCGTGGTCCTGTGGCGCCGCGGCGTGGACCCGATGGACGTCGCCGGCCTCGCCTCGACCCGCACCTACCCGCTGCGCAGCTCCTTCCGGCCCAGCTCCAACATGGCGGTCAACCTCGTGGCGCAGTACGGCCGGGAGCGCGCCCACGAGCTGCTGCAGTCGAGCTTCGCGCAGTTCCAGGCCGACCGCTCCGTCGTGGGGCTGACGACGCAGGTCCGGCACAACCTCGAGGCGCTGGAGGGGTATGCCGCGTCCATGGTGTGCGACCGCGGCGACTTCCGGGAGTACGGCCGGCTGCGGCACGAGCTGTCCGAGCTGGAGAAGAAGGCCGCCCGCACGCGGCAGGCGCAGCGCCGCAGCGACATCGGCCACGCCCTCGAGGAGCTGGAGCCGGGGCAGGTGGTGCAGCTCGACGGCGGTCGGCACGGCACGATGGCCGTCGTCGTCAAGGGCGCCAAGGGCCGCTCCGCCGGGCCCGAGCCGACCGTGGTCACCTCGCACGGGCGGGTGCAGCGGCTGACCGTCGCGGGTTTCCGCGACGTGCCCGAGGTCATCGGCAGCCTCAAGATCCCCTCGCACTTCAACGAGCGCAGCCCCAAGGCCCGCAAGGACCTCGCCGCGGCGCTGCGCAGCACGGTGCGCGAGCCGGTCCCCGGACAGCGCGGGCGCGACCGGGGCGCCGGCAGACCGGCCGGAGTGGAGGCGCAGGTGGAGGAGCTGCGCGCGCAGCTGGCCGCGCACCCGTGCCACAGCTGCCCCGAGCGGGAGGACCACGCGCGCTGGTCGGCGCGGTGGTGGAAGCTGCGCAAGGAGACCGACGACCTGCAGCGCCGCGTCTCGCACCGCACCGGCACCCTCGCCGCGACCTTCGAGCGGATCTGCGACCTGCTGTCGGCGACCGGCTACCTCAGCGAGGACGGCCTGGAGGTGACGCTCGAGGGACAGCGGCTGCGGCGGATCTACACCGAGCTCGACCTCGTGGTGGCCGAGGCGCTGCGGCGCGGCACCTGGCGGCGCCTGACGCCCGCCGACCTCGCCTCCGTCGTCTCCGCGCTGGTCCACGAGGCGCGCGGCGACGAGCCGGGGGACCCGCCCACGCCCAGCGTCGAGGTCGCCGAGGCACTGGGGGAGATGGCGGCGATCTGGACGCAGGTGCAGTCGGGCAAGCTCGCGCACAACCTCACCGGCGACCGCGAGCTCGACCCCGGCATCACCTGGATGGTGCACCGCTGGGCCTCGGGCCGTGGCCTGGAGGAGGTGCTGCGCTCGGGCGACCTGTCGGCCGGTGACTTCGTGCGCCGCGCGAAGCAGGTCGTCGACCTGCTCGGGCAGATCGCGCAGGCCGCGGACGAGGAGGTCGCCGCCACGGCGCGGCGCGCCTCCTCGGCGATGCTCCGCGGTGTCGTCGCCGCCGACCGGCTCGACTGA
- the tatC gene encoding twin-arginine translocase subunit TatC codes for MALAEHFRELRNRLTISVLAIGVLSVVGWYWYDEIFSFVNAPIVNVARERGDDEVMLRFRNITEPFAMQLRVAVFSGILLASPIWLWQIWAFLLPGLTRPEKRIALSYFFISIPLFFAGAALAAFTFPRLVAILLSFTPVGAANLPDAQDFLTLWLYFMLAFGLAFLLPVVLVAANQIGVLSARMMLRSWRVVLFGILVFSAFMTPDPSAWTMLAMASPVFALYWCAVGVAFLMERRRAKKNPDRYAGLSPDEATPLS; via the coding sequence ATGGCGCTGGCCGAGCACTTCCGGGAGCTGCGTAACCGGCTGACGATCAGCGTGCTGGCGATCGGTGTGCTCTCGGTGGTGGGGTGGTACTGGTACGACGAGATCTTCTCCTTCGTGAACGCGCCCATCGTCAACGTCGCTCGAGAGCGCGGAGATGACGAGGTGATGCTGCGCTTCCGCAACATCACCGAGCCCTTCGCCATGCAGTTGCGGGTGGCCGTCTTCAGCGGCATCCTGCTGGCAAGCCCGATCTGGCTGTGGCAGATCTGGGCCTTCCTGCTGCCCGGCCTCACCCGCCCGGAGAAGCGGATCGCGCTGTCCTACTTCTTCATCTCGATCCCGCTGTTCTTCGCCGGCGCGGCGCTGGCCGCCTTCACCTTCCCGCGGCTGGTCGCGATCCTGCTCAGCTTCACCCCTGTGGGTGCGGCCAACCTGCCTGATGCGCAGGACTTCCTGACGCTGTGGCTCTACTTCATGCTCGCCTTCGGCCTGGCGTTCCTGCTGCCGGTCGTGCTGGTGGCCGCCAACCAGATCGGGGTCCTGTCCGCCCGGATGATGCTGCGCAGCTGGCGGGTCGTCCTCTTCGGCATCCTCGTCTTCTCGGCGTTCATGACCCCGGACCCCAGCGCGTGGACCATGCTGGCCATGGCCTCCCCGGTCTTCGCCCTCTACTGGTGCGCGGTCGGCGTCGCCTTCCTCATGGAGCGCCGCCGCGCGAAGAAGAACCCGGACCGCTATGCCGGACTCTCACCCGACGAGGCAACCCCCCTGTCATGA
- a CDS encoding DUF3866 family protein, translated as MMTWREGRVRELLPGWDGVVVVSVDLDGGAIVRALAYLELVGAPVVGDRVLLNITALERGLGTGGYALVVAIPDRPDAWPGTTPDQAAGHLVKARYTPLQPMVLGVDDPEGEHHGTLAEADDLEGLPVLATDLHSALPAVLAGVRERAPRARVAYVMTDGGALPLAWSRTVAGLRDAGWLAATITAGQAYGGDLEAVTVHTALLAARHVVGADLAVVVQGPGNLGTDTRWGFSGVAAGEALNAAGVLGGRPVAGLRVSQADARERHRGLSHHSATAFGRVLAHPADVPVPATTDRLTDPLASCLRRVREEARALADDAPHLTVVDVDTCGLLDALRDVPVTLSTMGRGLEEDPASFLVAAVAGRHAATLVGDLG; from the coding sequence GTGATGACGTGGCGCGAGGGTCGGGTGCGCGAGCTGCTGCCCGGCTGGGACGGGGTGGTGGTCGTCTCCGTCGACCTGGACGGCGGCGCGATCGTGCGGGCGCTCGCCTACCTCGAGCTGGTCGGCGCCCCGGTGGTCGGCGACCGGGTGCTGCTCAACATCACCGCGCTGGAGCGGGGGCTGGGCACCGGGGGGTATGCCCTCGTCGTCGCGATCCCGGACCGGCCGGACGCCTGGCCGGGGACGACGCCGGACCAGGCAGCGGGTCACCTGGTCAAGGCGCGCTACACCCCGCTGCAGCCGATGGTGCTCGGCGTGGACGACCCCGAGGGCGAGCACCACGGCACGCTGGCCGAGGCCGACGACCTCGAGGGACTGCCCGTCCTCGCCACCGACCTGCACTCAGCGCTGCCCGCGGTGCTCGCGGGCGTCCGCGAACGAGCACCCCGCGCCCGGGTCGCCTATGTCATGACCGACGGCGGGGCGTTGCCGCTGGCGTGGTCGCGCACGGTGGCCGGGCTGCGCGACGCGGGGTGGCTCGCGGCGACCATCACCGCCGGGCAGGCCTACGGCGGCGACCTCGAGGCGGTCACGGTGCACACCGCCCTGCTCGCGGCCCGGCACGTCGTCGGTGCCGACCTCGCGGTGGTCGTGCAGGGACCGGGCAATCTGGGCACCGACACCCGGTGGGGCTTCTCCGGGGTGGCCGCGGGCGAGGCGCTCAACGCCGCGGGGGTCCTGGGCGGACGGCCGGTGGCCGGGCTGCGGGTGTCGCAGGCGGACGCCCGCGAGCGGCACCGCGGACTGTCGCACCACAGCGCCACGGCCTTCGGCCGGGTCCTGGCCCACCCGGCCGACGTGCCGGTGCCGGCGACGACGGACCGCCTGACGGACCCGCTGGCGAGCTGCCTGCGTCGGGTGCGGGAGGAGGCCCGGGCGCTGGCCGACGACGCACCCCACCTCACCGTGGTCGACGTGGACACCTGCGGGCTCCTCGACGCGCTGCGGGACGTCCCGGTGACCCTGTCCACGATGGGCCGCGGCCTGGAGGAGGACCCTGCGAGCTTCCTCGTCGCCGCCGTGGCTGGTCGGCACGCCGCGACGCTGGTCGGGGATCTAGGGTGA
- a CDS encoding FKBP-type peptidyl-prolyl cis-trans isomerase, protein MTDSPFGRVQKAKPEIDFPGDEPPTELQVEDLEVGKGAEATAGSTISAHYVGVSWSTGEEFDASWNRGEPLTFTAGVGQVIQGWDQGLLGMKVGGRRKIVIPPHLGYGDRGAGAAIKGGETLIFVVDLVDVR, encoded by the coding sequence ATGACTGACTCCCCCTTCGGCCGCGTCCAGAAGGCCAAGCCCGAGATCGACTTCCCCGGTGACGAGCCGCCCACCGAGCTGCAGGTCGAGGACCTCGAGGTCGGCAAGGGCGCGGAGGCGACCGCCGGGTCGACGATCTCGGCCCACTACGTCGGGGTGTCCTGGTCCACCGGCGAGGAGTTCGACGCGTCCTGGAACCGCGGCGAGCCGCTCACCTTCACCGCCGGTGTCGGTCAGGTCATCCAGGGCTGGGACCAGGGTCTGCTCGGGATGAAGGTCGGTGGCCGCCGCAAGATCGTCATCCCGCCGCACCTGGGGTATGGCGACCGCGGCGCGGGCGCTGCCATCAAGGGTGGCGAGACGCTGATCTTCGTCGTGGACCTGGTCGACGTCCGCTGA
- a CDS encoding FKBP-type peptidyl-prolyl cis-trans isomerase — translation MSVQDTGEPLTEAQGEEVEPQEGLPTVTMGDTGPEIDVEGVEAPDQLVAQQLIQGERPEVVAGQTIRVHYTGVKLSDGEQFDSSWERGEPSEFPIGVGSVIAGWDEGLVGQPIGSRVLLVVPAAEAYGEAEEETEGETASPQHELAGEDLVFVVDILGAS, via the coding sequence ATGAGTGTCCAGGACACCGGGGAGCCGCTGACCGAGGCGCAGGGCGAGGAGGTCGAGCCGCAGGAGGGCCTACCCACCGTGACCATGGGCGACACCGGCCCGGAGATCGACGTCGAGGGCGTCGAGGCACCGGACCAGCTCGTGGCCCAGCAGCTGATCCAGGGGGAGCGCCCCGAGGTGGTCGCCGGTCAGACCATCCGGGTCCACTACACCGGCGTGAAGCTGTCCGACGGCGAGCAGTTCGACAGCTCCTGGGAGCGGGGCGAGCCCAGCGAGTTCCCCATCGGCGTCGGCTCGGTCATCGCCGGGTGGGACGAGGGGCTCGTCGGCCAGCCGATCGGGTCCCGCGTGCTGCTCGTCGTCCCGGCCGCCGAGGCCTACGGCGAGGCCGAGGAAGAGACCGAGGGCGAGACCGCGAGCCCGCAGCACGAGCTCGCCGGCGAGGACCTGGTCTTCGTCGTCGACATCCTCGGCGCCTCCTGA
- a CDS encoding FKBP-type peptidyl-prolyl cis-trans isomerase: MRSSRLRYLAAAAAPLIFLAACSPNSSGEGDDASATSSPGDDAAATSAAPNGDLADVEVDTEGEAPALTWDDEPFAEGDLPFVAAGTETRTLAEGDGEEVAEGHEVQVQYLAVNGTSGEELVSTFPNDESVTLDLGDEALFPAFREQLPGMAVGDEFLMAIPASEAFGEAGSAQLGSARPTRCCST; this comes from the coding sequence GTGCGCTCTTCCCGACTGCGCTACCTCGCGGCTGCGGCCGCACCCCTCATCTTCCTCGCGGCGTGCAGCCCGAACTCCTCCGGCGAGGGCGACGACGCGAGCGCGACCAGCTCGCCGGGGGACGACGCGGCCGCGACCAGCGCCGCCCCGAACGGCGACCTGGCCGACGTGGAGGTCGACACCGAGGGCGAGGCCCCGGCCCTGACGTGGGACGACGAGCCCTTCGCCGAAGGCGACCTGCCTTTCGTCGCGGCCGGCACGGAGACGCGCACACTGGCCGAGGGCGACGGCGAGGAGGTGGCCGAGGGTCACGAGGTCCAGGTGCAGTACCTCGCCGTCAACGGCACCTCGGGCGAGGAACTCGTCTCGACCTTCCCGAACGACGAGTCGGTCACCCTCGACCTCGGCGACGAGGCGCTCTTCCCGGCCTTCCGGGAGCAGCTGCCCGGCATGGCTGTGGGCGACGAGTTCCTCATGGCGATCCCCGCGAGCGAGGCCTTCGGCGAGGCCGGCAGCGCCCAGCTCGGGTCGGCCCGACCGACACGATGCTGTTCTACATGA
- a CDS encoding diacylglycerol/lipid kinase family protein — MRYALAHGRRSGRRGGAALGEQAVRRLRAEGHDVVEVVGDSLEQVRAACAALVADGVDVLAVAGGDGLVSLGADVCAGAGTTLGVLPAGTGNDNARSLRLPRDTDAAITCS; from the coding sequence ATGAGGTATGCGCTCGCCCACGGCCGACGCTCGGGCCGGCGGGGCGGGGCGGCCCTGGGCGAGCAGGCCGTGCGGCGGCTCCGTGCCGAGGGCCACGACGTGGTGGAGGTCGTCGGCGACTCGCTGGAGCAGGTGCGGGCGGCCTGTGCGGCGCTCGTGGCGGACGGCGTCGACGTGCTGGCGGTCGCCGGCGGGGACGGCCTGGTGAGCCTGGGCGCCGACGTCTGCGCCGGCGCGGGCACGACGCTGGGCGTCCTGCCCGCCGGCACCGGCAACGACAACGCCCGCAGCCTGCGTCTGCCGCGCGACACCGACGCCGCGATCACGTGCTCCTGA
- a CDS encoding helix-turn-helix transcriptional regulator — translation MATYESATSRVSRMLTMVPWLVHRQGIDLSTAAAELGVTEEQVVEDLQVLFLCGLPGHYPDDLIEASWEGGRVFVGNADTIARPLRLGRDEALALIVALRALAATPGLAERDAIDRALAKLEAAAGEGATGAAQVQVALEQPVDDELAGRVRTGLTERRRLHLRYTSASRDETTERDVDPLRVLSVDGRWYLEGWCHRARGVRLFRLDRIEAAEVLDVPATPPQDLPERAVGTGVYRPDPEDQAVTLDLDAGSAWVAEQIPAEEVETRDDGSVRMVLRVADPRWLLRLVLREGGGVRVVEPAALVDAVLESALIALSASVQPETK, via the coding sequence ATGGCCACCTACGAGAGCGCGACCTCCCGCGTGTCCCGGATGCTGACGATGGTCCCCTGGCTGGTGCACCGCCAGGGCATCGACCTGTCCACGGCGGCCGCCGAGCTCGGCGTCACCGAGGAGCAGGTCGTCGAGGACCTGCAGGTGCTCTTCCTGTGCGGGCTGCCCGGGCACTACCCGGACGACCTCATCGAGGCCTCCTGGGAAGGCGGCCGGGTCTTCGTCGGCAACGCCGACACCATCGCCCGCCCGCTGCGGCTGGGACGCGACGAGGCGCTGGCCCTCATCGTCGCGCTCCGCGCCCTGGCGGCGACACCGGGGCTGGCCGAGCGGGACGCCATCGACCGGGCGCTGGCCAAGCTCGAGGCGGCCGCGGGGGAGGGCGCCACGGGGGCCGCCCAGGTGCAGGTCGCCCTGGAGCAGCCCGTCGACGACGAGCTCGCCGGACGGGTGCGCACCGGCCTGACCGAGCGACGGCGACTGCACCTGCGCTACACCTCGGCCAGCCGCGACGAGACCACCGAGCGCGACGTCGACCCGCTGCGGGTGCTCTCGGTCGACGGCCGGTGGTACCTCGAGGGCTGGTGCCACCGTGCCCGGGGCGTGCGCCTCTTCCGGCTCGACCGGATCGAGGCCGCCGAGGTGCTCGACGTGCCGGCCACCCCTCCGCAGGACCTGCCCGAGCGTGCCGTCGGCACCGGGGTCTACCGCCCCGACCCTGAGGACCAAGCCGTCACCCTCGACCTCGACGCCGGCTCTGCGTGGGTCGCCGAGCAGATCCCGGCCGAGGAGGTCGAGACGCGCGACGACGGCTCCGTGCGGATGGTGCTACGGGTCGCCGACCCCCGCTGGCTCCTGCGGCTCGTGCTGCGCGAGGGCGGGGGAGTCCGGGTCGTCGAGCCGGCGGCCCTCGTCGACGCGGTGCTTGAGAGCGCCCTCATTGCCCTTAGCGCAAGTGTTCAGCCGGAGACTAAGTAA